In Puntigrus tetrazona isolate hp1 chromosome 18, ASM1883169v1, whole genome shotgun sequence, one genomic interval encodes:
- the LOC122363125 gene encoding extracellular calcium-sensing receptor-like, producing the protein MAKRIVSLLQLLVLVYGVYVSASVQVCRLLGQPVLPLLSAQKDINIGAVLSFHRSALLKMHTFTSKPEPTTCGSFNLRGFKFAQTLIFAIEEINNNTNLLPGVTLGYTIYDSCSSIAETILSSMSLMNGYNQTLSDTSCSRPSAVYAIVGESNSSPTIALASVVGPFSIPVISHFATCACLSNRKRYPSFFRTIPSDYYQSRALAQLVKHFGWTWVGTVRSRGDYGNNGIAAFEEAAKQEGVCIEYSETILSTDPKEQFLKTLQVIQKGSARVVVAFVALGDFIPLLKVMVQHNITGIQWVGSESWITSRTLAETKEYSFLSGAVGFAIANAKIMGLREFLVNVHPNQEPNNTILKEFWETTFQCSFRTTGRGACTGSEKLSELQNEYTDVSELRIPNKVYTAVYAIAHTLHNILKDLKSSTNSSTQEQPTPQKMLAYMRNVKFTVKTGEEIFFDASGDPVARYDLVNWQPAGNVGLQFVHVGVYDSSLSSEQRLRVNQENVLWARNTRQLPVSVCSESCPPGTRKAVQKGRPVCCYDCIPCAEGEVNNATDSNDCFPCDSEYWSNESKEKCVLKVIEFLSYTEIMGMVLCVFSVFGVLITAVVFFLFYLHKETPIVRANNSELSFLLLFSLTLCFLCSLTFIGRPTEWSCMLRHTAFGITFVLCISCVLGKTLVVLMAFKATLPGSNVMKWFGPLQQRLSVVSLTSIQVIICVLWLTISPPFPYMNLSYYREKIILECNLGSALGFWAVLGYTGLLSILCFVLAFFARKLPDNFNEAKFITFSMLIFCAVWLTFIPAYVSSPGKFTVAVQIFAILASSFGLLFCIFTPKCYIILLKPDKNTKKQMIGKSS; encoded by the exons ATGGCAAAGAGGATTGTGTCACTGCTGCAACTACTGGTCTTGGTGTATGGGGTCTATGTTTCAGCTTCAGTGCAAGTCTGCAGACTGCTTGGTCAACCTGTCCTCCCTCTACTTTCTGCACAAAAAGATATCAATATTGGGGCAGTTTTATCATTTCACAGAAGTGCTCTGTTAAAGATGCATACCTTCACTTCCAAACCAGAACCAACAACATGCGGCAG CTTCAACTTGCGTGGGTTTAAATTTGCTCAGACACTGATTTTTGCTATTGAGGAgatcaataataatacaaacctGTTACCTGGTGTAACTTTGGGCTATACTATATATGATTCCTGTAGCTCTATAGCTGAAACTATTCTTTCAAGCATGTCATTGATGAATGGTTATAATCAAACTTTGAGTGATACATCCTGCTCTAGACCATCAGCTGTTTATGCCATTGTTGGAGAGTCAAACTCCTCTCCCACCATAGCACTGGCTTCTGTAGTTGGTCCTTTCAGCATACCTGTT ATCAGTCATTTTGCCACATGTGCTTGCCTGAGTAACAGAAAAAGGTATCCATCCTTCTTCAGAACAATTCCCAGTGATTATTACCAAAGCAGAGCTCTGGCTCAGCTTGTCAAGCACTTTGGCTGGACCTGGGTTGGGACGGTCAGGAGTCGTGGAGACTATGGTAATAATGGAATTGCAGCATTTGAGGAGGCTGCGAAACAAGAGGGTGTTTGTATTGAATACTCAGAGACTATATTAAGCACTGATCCAAAAGAGCAGTTTTTGAAAACACTACAAGTGATACAGAAGGGCTCCGCAAGGGTGGTGGTGGCTTTTGTTGCATTAGGAGATTTTATTCCCCTTCTGAAAGTAATGGTGCAACACAACATAACAGGGATACAGTGGGTTGGCAGTGAATCCTGGATCACTTCTCGAACTCTTGCAGAAACAAAGGAGTACAGTTTCCTTTCTGGAGCTGTAGGTTTTGCTATAGCAAATGCCAAAATTATGGGCTTGAGAGAGTTCCTAGTGAATGTTCACCCTAATCAAGAACcaaacaatacaattttaaaagaattctgGGAAACAACCTTTCAATGCTCTTTCAGGACCACTGGTAGAGGTGCCTGTACTGGTTCAGAAAAACTGTCAGAACTGCAAAATGAATATACTGATGTGTCAGAGCTACGGATACCAAATAAAGTGTACACTGCAGTGTATGCCATTGCACATACTCTACATAACATATTAAAGGACTTAAAATCATCAACCAACAGTAGCACACAAGAACAACCCACACCACAAAAG ATGTTGGCGTACATGAGGAATGTGAAATTCACAGTTAAAACAGGTGAAGAAATTTTCTTTGATGCAAGTGGTGATCCAGTAGCAAGATATGATCTGGTGAACTGGCAGCCAGCTGGGAATGTAGGTCTGCAGTTTGTGCATGTGGGAGTGTATGACAGCTCACTGTCTTCAGAACAACGTCTTCGGGTCAATCAGGAAAATGTGTTATGGGCAAGAAACACTAGACAG TTGCCTGTGTCCGTGTGTAGTGAGAGCTGCCCCCCTGGCACTAGGAAGGCTGTGCAAAAAGGTCGACCTGTCTGCTGTTATGACTGTATTCCATGTGCAGAAGGAGAAGTCAACAATGCAACTg ATTCTAATGACTGCTTTCCTTGTGATTCGGAGTACTGGTCAaatgaaagcaaagaaaaatgtgtattaaaagtAATTGAATTCCTTTCCTATACAGAAATAATGGGGATGgtgctttgtgttttctctgtctttGGGGTGTTAATAACAGCAGtagtattttttctgttttatctacATAAAGAAACACCTATTGTTAGAGCCAACAACTCAGAGCTGAGCTTCCTGCTGCTCTTCTCACTcactctgtgttttctctgttctcttacTTTCATTGGTCGACCCACTGAGTGGTCCTGTATGTTGCGTCACACAGCATTTGGGATCACTTTTGTTCTCTGTATCTCCTGTGTTCTCGGGAAAACACTAGTTGTCTTAATGGCCTTCAAGGCTACACTTCCAGGAAGTAAtgtcatgaaatggtttgggcCTCTTCAACAGAGACTCAGTGTTGTTTCCTTAACATCAATACAAGTGATTATCTGTGTGCTTTGGTTAACAATATCACCACCTTTCCCGTATATGAATTTGAGCTATTACAGAGAAAAGATCATTCTAGAATGTAACTTAGGATCAGCTCTTGGTTTCTGGGCTGTTCTAGGTTATACTGGCCTACTATcaatcttgtgttttgttttggctttcTTTGCTCGTAAGCTCCCTGATAACTTCAATGAAGCCAAGTTCATCACATTCAGTATGCTCATATTCTGTGCTGTCTGGCTTACATTTATCCCAGCTTATGTCAGTTCTCCTGGAAAATTTACTGTAGCTGTGCAGATATTTGCAATTTTAGCTTCAAGTTTTGGCTTactattttgcatatttacaccaaaatgttatataattttattaaaaccagataaaaatacaaaaaaacaaatgatagGGAAGTCTTCATAA
- the LOC122363164 gene encoding extracellular calcium-sensing receptor-like: MAKKTVSLLQLLLLTYGICVPSSAEICRLLGQTALPLLSSQKDINIGAVFSFHKSALQKIHPFTSKPKPTNCGSFNSLRGFKYAQTLIFAIEEINNSTQLLPAVSLGYKIYDSCSTIAQTVLSGMSLMNGYKETLSDTSCSRPSAVHAIVGESNSSPTIALASLVGPFSIPVISHFATCACLSNRKRYPSFFRTIPSDYYQSRALAQLVKHFGWTWVGTVRSRGDYGNNGIAAFEEAAKEEGICIEYSEAILSTDPKEQLLKTLEVIRKGTARVVLAFVAVGDFVPLLNVIAQHNITGLQWVGSESWITYRTFAETKQYSFLSGAVGFAIANAKLTGLREFLVNVHPDQEPNNELLKEFWETVFQCSFRSNSSTACTGSEKLSELQNEYTDVSELRIVNKVYTAVYAIAYTLHNILKDFRSANSSKEEWPTPQKLLAYMKDVRFTVKTGEEIFFDESGDPAARYDLINWQYAEDGSLQFKQVGVYDSSLPSKQCLQVIQEHMRWAENSGQVPVSVCSESCPPGTRKAVQKRRPVCCYDCIPCAEGEINNKTDSSDCFPCDSEYWSNESKDRCVLKVVEFLSYSEIMGMVLCIFSFIGALLTAMVSFLFYLHKETPIVRANNSELSFLLLFSLTLCFLCSLTFIGRPTEWSCMLRHTAFGITFVLCISCVLGKTIVVLMAFRATLPGSNVMKWFGPLQQRLSVVSLSLMQVIICVLWLTISPPFPYMNLKYYREKIILECNLGSALGFWVSFGYTGLLSILCFVLAFLARKLPDNFNEAKFITFSMLIFCAVWLTFIPAYVSSPGKFTVAVQIFAILASSFGLLFCIFAPKCYIILLKPEKNTKKQMLGKS; this comes from the exons ATGGCAAAGAAGACTGTGTCACTGCTGCAACTGCTTCTGTTGACATATGGAATCTGTGTGCCTTCATCAGCAGAAATCTGCAGACTGCTTGGTCAGActgctcttcctctgctttcttcACAAAAAGATATCAACATTGGGGCAGTTTTCTCATTTCACAAAAGTGCTTTGCAGAAGATCCATCCTTTCACTTCCAAACCAAAACCAACAAATTGTGGCAG CTTTAATAGTTTACGTGGGTTTAAGTATGCTCAGACGCTGATATTTGCCATAGAAGAAATTAATAACAGCACACAGCTGTTACCTGCTGTTTCTTTGGGCTATAAGATATATGATTCCTGTAGCACTATAGCTCAAACTGTTCTGTCAGGCATGTCTTTGATGAATGGCTATAAAGAAACTTTGAGTGATACATCCTGCTCTAGACCATCAGCTGTTCATGCCATTGTTGGAGAATCAAACTCCTCTCCCACCATAGCACTGGCTTCTTTAGTTGGTCCTTTCAGCATACCAGTT ATCAGTCATTTTGCCACATGTGCTTGCCTAAGTAACAGAAAAAGGTATCCATCCTTCTTCAGAACAATTCCCAGTGATTATTACCAAAGCAGAGCTCTGGCTCAGCTTGTCAAGCACTTTGGCTGGACCTGGGTTGGGACGGTCAGGAGTCGTGGAGACTATGGTAATAATGGAATTGCAGCATTTGAGGAGGCTGCAAAAGAAGAGGGGATTTGCATTGAATACTCAGAGGCCATATTAAGCACTGATCCAAAAGAGCAGCTTCTGAAAACACTAGAAGTGATAAGGAAAGGAACTGCAAGGGTGGTATTGGCTTTCGTTGCTGTGGGAGATTTTGTCCCCCTCTTAAATGTAATTGCGCAACACAACATTACAGGACTACAGTGGGTTGGCAGTGAATCCTGGATCACCTATCGAACTtttgcagaaacaaaacaatacagttTCCTTTCTGGAGCTGTGGGTTTTGCTATAGCAAACGCTAAACTTACAGGCTTGCGAGAGTTCCTAGTGAATGTTCATCCTGATCAAGAACCAAACAATGaacttttaaaagaattctGGGAAACAGTTTTTCAGTGCTCTTTCAGGAGCAACAGTAGTACTGCCTGTACTGGTTCAGAGAAACTGTCAGAACTGCAAAATGAATACACTGATGTATCAGAGCTACGGATAGTAAATAAAGTGTACACTGCAGTATATGCTATTGCATATACATTACATAACATATTAAAAGACTTCAGATCAGCCAACAGCAGCAAAGAAGAATGGCCTACACCACAAAAG TTGTTAGCCTATATGAAGGATGTGCGATTCACTGTCAAAACAGGGGAAGAAATCTTTTTTGATGAAAGTGGTGATCCAGCAGCAAGATATGACCTTATTAACTGGCAATATGCTGAGGATGGAAGTTTGCAGTTTAAGCAAGTGGGTGTGTATGACAGCTCACTGCCTTCTAAACAGTGTCTTCAAGTCATCCAGGAACACATGAGATGGGCAGAGAACAGTGGGCAg gTGCCTGTGTCCGTGTGCAGTGAGAGCTGCCCCCCCGGGACTAGGAAGGCTGTGCAAAAACGACGACCTGTCTGCTGTTATGACTGTATTCCATGTGCAGAaggagaaataaataataaaacag ATTCTAGTGACTGCTTTCCTTGTGATTCGGAGTACTGGTCGAATGAAAGCAAAGACAGATGTGTATTAAAAGTGGTTGAATTCCTTTCATATTCAGAAATCATGGGGATGGTGCTTTGCATTTTTTCCTTCATTGGGGCGTTATTAACAGCAATGGTatcttttctcttttatctTCATAAAGAAACACCTATAGTTAGAGCCAACAACTCAGAGCTGAGCTTCCTGCTGCTCTTCTCACTcactctgtgttttctctgttctcttacTTTCATTGGTCGACCCACTGAGTGGTCCTGTATGTTGCGTCACACAGCATTTGGGATCACTTTTGTTCTCTGTATCTCCTGTGTTTTGGGGAAAACAATAGTGGTTTTAATGGCTTTCAGAGCTACACTTCCAGGAAGTAAtgtcatgaaatggtttgggcCTCTTCAACAGAGACTCAGTGTTGTTTCCTTATCGTTAATGCAGGTGATTATCTGTGTGCTTTGGTTAACAATATCCCCTCCTTTCCCGTATATGAATTTGAAGTATTACAGAGAAAAGATCATCCTAGAATGTAACTTAGGTTCAGCTCTTGGTTTTTGGGTTTCTTTTGGTTATACTGGCCTGCTGTcaatcttgtgttttgttttagcttttcTTGCTCGTAAGCTCCCTGATAACTTCAATGAAGCCAAGTTCATCACATTCAGTATGCTCATATTCTGTGCTGTCTGGCTTACATTTATCCCAGCTTATGTCAGTTCTCCTGGAAAGTTTACTGTAGCTGTGCAGATATTTGCAATTTTAGCATCAAGTTTTGGTTTactattttgcatatttgctccaaaatgttacataattcTGCTAAAaccagagaaaaacacaaagaaacaaatgttGGGGAAATCCTAA
- the LOC122362506 gene encoding extracellular calcium-sensing receptor-like, with translation MAKRTVSLLLLLLVVYGVYSEQLCRLLSQPALPLLSAERDINIGAIFSIHISALLKMHPFTSKPEPTACTSFSFREFKFAQTLIFAIEEINNSTQLLPGVSLGYKIYDSCGSIAQAIFSGMALMNGYEETLSDTSCSRPPAVHAIVGESNSSPTIALASVAGPFSLPVISHFATCACLSNRKRFASFFRTIPSDYYQSRALAQLVKHFGWTWVGTVRSRSDYGNNGIAAFEEAAKQVGICIEYSETILRTDPQEQFLKTLQVIKKGTAKVVLAFVALRDFFPLVNVIVQHNITGIQWVGSESWITSRILAETKEYSFLSGAVGFAIANAKLIGLREFLVKVHPDQEPHNELLKEFWETAFQCSFRNTGSGGCTGLEKLSELQNEYTDVSELRIANKVYTAVYAIAYTLHNILKDIKSSTNNSKVEQATAQKVLAYMRDVRFTVKTGEEIFFDASGDPVARYDLVNWQPAGNVGLQFKHVGVYDSSLSSEQRLRVNQENVLWAGDSGKLPVSVCSESCPPGTRKAVQKGRPVCCYDCIPCAEGEISNVTDSSDCFPCDSEYWSNESKDRCVLKAVEFLSYTEIMGMVLCIFSFIGVLLTAMVSFLFYFHKETPIVRANNSELSFLLLFSLTLCFLCSLTFIGRPTEWSCMLRHTAFGITFVLCISCVLGKTIVVLMAFRATLPGSNVMKWFGPLQQRLSVVSLTLIQVIICVLWLTISPPFPYMNLSYYREKIILECNLGSALGFWAVLGYTGLLSILCFVLAFLARKLPDNFNEAKFITFSMLIFCAVWLTFIPAYVSSPGKFTVAVEIFAILASSFGLLFCIFAPKCYIILLKPEKNTKKQMMGKS, from the exons ATGGCAAAGAGGACTGTGTCACTGCTGCTACTGTTGCTGGTGGTGTATGGTGTCTATTCAGAACAACTTTGCAGGCTGCTTAGTCAGCCTGCCCTTCCTCTACTTTCTGCAGAAAGAGACATTAACATTGGGGCAATATTCTCAATCCACATTAGTGCTCTGCTAAAGATGCATCCTTTCACTTCCAAACCAGAGCCAACTGCATGCACCAG cttcAGCTTCCGTGAGTTTAAATTCGCTCAGACACTGATTTTTGCAATTGAGGAGATTAATAACAGCACACAGTTATTGCCTGGTGTTTCTTTGGGCTATAAGATATATGATTCCTGTGGCTCAATAGCTCAGGCTATCTTCTCAGGCATGGCTTTGATGAATGGCTATGAAGAGACATTGAGTGATACATCCTGTTCTAGACCACCAGCTGTTCATGCCATAGTTGGAGAATCAAACTCCTCTCCAACCATAGCCTTGGCGTCTGTAGCTGGCCCATTCAGTTTACCTGTT atCAGCCATTTTGCTACATGTGCATGCCTGAGTAACAGGAAAAGGTTTGCATCCTTCTTCAGAACAATACCCAGTGATTATTACCAAAGCAGAGCTCTGGCTCAGCTTGTCAAGCACTTTGGCTGGACCTGGGTTGGGACGGTCAGGAGTCGCAGTGACTATGGCAATAATGGAATTGCAGCATTTGAGGAGGCTGCGAAACAAGTAGGGATTTGTATTGAATACTCAGAGACTATATTAAGAACTGATCCACAAGAACAGTTTCTGAAGACACTACAAGTGATAAAGAAGGGCACTGCCAAAGTGGTGCTGGCTTTTGTTGCGCTAAGAGATTTTTTCCCTCTTGTGAATGTAATTGTACAACACAACATCACAGGGATACAGTGGGTTGGCAGTGAATCCTGGATCACTTCTCGAATTCTTGCAGAAACGAAGGAATACAGTTTCCTTTCTGGAGCTGTGGGTTTTGCTATAGCAAATGCCAAACTTATAGGCCTGCGAGAATTCCTAGTGAAAGTGCACCCTGATCAAGAACCACACAATgaacttttaaaagaattttgGGAAACGGCATTTCAGTGCTCTTTCAGGAACACTGGCAGTGGTGGCTGTACTGGTTTAGAGAAACTGTCAGAACTGCAGAATGAATACACTGATGTATCAGAGCTACGAATAGCAAATAAAGTGTACACTGCAGTATATGCTATTGCATATACATTACATAACatattaaaagacattaaatcCTCCACCAACAACAGCAAAGTAGAACAGGCCACAGCCCAAAAG GTGTTGGCGTATATGAGGGATGTTAGATTCACTGTCAAAACAGGTGAAGAAATTTTCTTTGATGCAAGTGGTGATCCAGTAGCAAGATATGATCTGGTGAACTGGCAGCCAGCTGGGAATGTAGGTCTGCAGTTTAAGCATGTGGGAGTGTATGACAGCTCACTGTCTTCAGAACAACGTCTTCGGGTCAATCAGGAAAATGTGTTGTGGGCAGGGGACAGTGGAAAG TTGCCTGTGTCCGTGTGCAGTGAGAGCTGCCCCCCCGGCACTAGGAAGGCTGTGCAAAAAGGTCGACCTGTCTGCTGTTATGACTGTATTCCATgtgcagaaggagaaatcagtaaTGTCACAG atTCTAGTGACTGCTTTCCTTGTGATTCGGAGTACTGGTCGAATGAAAGCAAAGACAGATGTGTATTAAAAGCAGTTGAATTCCTTTCCTATACAGAAATCATGGGGATGGTGCTTtgtattttctctttcattGGGGTGTTGTTAACAGCAATggtatcttttcttttttattttcataaagaaaCACCTATAGTTAGAGCCAACAACTCTGAACTGAGCTTCCTGCTGCTCTTCTCACTgactctgtgttttctctgttctcttacTTTCATTGGTCGGCCCACTGAGTGGTCCTGTATGTTGCGTCACACAGCATTTGGGATCACTTTTGTTCTCTGTATCTCCTGTGTTTTGGGGAAAACAATAGTGGTTTTAATGGCTTTCAGAGCTACACTTCCAGGAAGTAAtgtcatgaaatggtttgggcCTCTTCAACAGAGACTCAGTGTTGTTTCTTTAACGTTAATACAGGTGATTATCTGTGTGCTTTGGTTAACAATATCCCCTCCTTTCCCGTATATGAATTTGAGCTATTACAGAGAAAAGATCATCCTAGAATGTAACTTAGGTTCAGCTCTTGGTTTCTGGGCTGTTCTAGGTTATACTGGCCTGCTGTcaatcttgtgttttgttttagcttttcTTGCTCGTAAGCTTCCTGATAACTTCAATGAAGCCAAGTTCATCACATTCAGTATGCTCATATTCTGTGCTGTATGGCTTACATTTATTCCAGCTTATGTCAGTTCTCCTGGAAAATTTACCGTAGCTGTCgaaatatttgctattttagcttcaagttttggtttattattttgcatatttgctccaaaatgttacattattttactaaaaccagagaaaaacacaaagaaacaaatgatGGGAAAATCTTAA
- the LOC122322953 gene encoding LOW QUALITY PROTEIN: extracellular calcium-sensing receptor-like (The sequence of the model RefSeq protein was modified relative to this genomic sequence to represent the inferred CDS: inserted 1 base in 1 codon) yields the protein MAKRTVQIVPLLLVLYGVCVPGSAQVCRMLGQPALPKFSEQKDINIGAIFSLHTSVLLKLHPFTSKPQSTTCISFNLREFKFAQTLIFAIEEINNNTQLLPGVSLGYKIYDSCSSIALTILSGMALMNGYEEILSNTSCSKPPAVHAIVGESNSSPTIGLASLVGPFSIPVISHFATCACLSNRKRYPSFFRTIPSDYYQSRALAQLVKHFGWTWVGTVRSRSDYGNNGIAVFEEAAKQEGVCIEYSEAVFKTDSQDQLLKTVEVIKKGTARVVLAFIALGDFVPLLKIIAQHNITGLQWVGSESWITSRILSQTKEYSFLSGAVGFAIANAKLVGLQKFLVNVHPDQEPHNELLKEFWETAFQCSFKKSGGCTGSEKLSELQNEYTDVSELRIANKVYTAVYAIAYTLHNILKDIKLSTNSSKGERPTPQKVLEYMGRVKFNIKTGEEVFFDARGDPVARYDLVNWQPAGNVGLQFVHVGVYDSSLPLEKCLQVNQEHILWAGNSGQLPVSVCSESCPPGTRKAVQKGRPVCCYDCIPCAEGEISNETDSSDCFPCDLEYWSNESKDKCVLKVIEFLSYTEIMGMVLCIFSFIGVLLTTIVSFLFYFHKETPIVRANNSELSFLLLFSLTLCFLCSLTFIGRPTEWSCILRHTAFGITFVLCISCILGKTIVVLMAFKATLPGNSVMKWFGPLQQRLSVVSLTLIQVIXMSFFARKLPDNFNEAKFITFKPSPEGATEPRIATRPEPITSDQVHEPAREHAMVEKAECNESVKWSSAHCTTAEDELIIHLGMLDLQEELDDLDLELDLAPPL from the exons ATGGCAAAGAGGACTGTGCAAATAGTGCCTCTGTTGCTGGTGCTTTATGGGGTCTGTGTGCCAGGTTCAGCACAAGTCTGTAGAATGCTTGGTCAGCCTGCCCTTCCAAAATTTTCAGAGCAAAAAGACATCAATATTGGGGCAATTTTCTCACTTCATACAAGTGTTCTGCTAAAGCTGCATCCTTTCACTTCCAAACCACAGTCAACAACATGCATCAg CTTCAACTTGCGTGAGTTTAAATTCGCTCAGACACTGATTTTTGCCATTGAAGAGATTAATAACAACACACAGCTTTTGCCTGGTGTTTCTTTGGGCTATAAGATATATGATTCATGTAGCTCTATAGCTCTGACTATCCTATCAGGCATGGCTTTGATGAATGGCTATGAAGAGATTTTAAGCAATACATCCTGCTCTAAACCACCAGCTGTTCATGCCATTGTTGGAGAATCAAACTCTTCTCCCACCATTGGCTTGGCATCTTTAGTTGGTCCTTTCAGCATACCTGTT atTAGCCATTTTGCTACATGTGCATGCCTGAGTAACAGAAAAAGGTACCCATCTTTCTTCAGAACAATACCTAGTGATTATTACCAAAGTAGAGCTCTGGCTCAGCTTGTCAAGCACTTTGGCTGGACCTGGGTTGGGACGGTCAGGAGTCGCAGTGACTATGGCAATAATGGAATTGCGGTATTCGAGGAGGCTGCGAAACAAGAGGGTGTTTGTATTGAATACTCAGAGGCTGTATTTAAAACTGATTCACAGGACCAGCTCCTAAAGACAGTGGAAGTAATAAAGAAGGGCACTGCCAGGGTGGTTCTGGCTTTTATTGCACTAGGAGATTTTGTTCCCCTcttgaaaataattgcacaacACAACATTACAGGATTGCAATGGGTTGGCAGTGAATCCTGGATTACCTCTCGAATTCTTTCACAAACAAAGGAATACAGTTTCCTTTCTGGAGCTGTGGGATTTGCTATAGCAAATGCCAAACTTGTCGGTCTGCAAAAGTTTCTAGTGAATGTTCACCCTGATCAAGAACCACACAATGAACTGTTAAAAGAATTCTGGGAAACAGCTTTTCAGTGCTCTTTTAAAAAGAGTGGTGGCTGTACTGGTTCAGAGAAACTGTCAGAACTGCAGAATGAATACACTGATGTATCAGAGCTGCGAATAGCAAATAAAGTGTACACTGCAGTGTATGCTATTGcatatacattacataatataCTAAAAGATATTAAATTATCCACCAACAGCAGCAAAGGAGAACGACCCACACCACAAAAG GTGTTAGAGTATATGGGACGTGTGAAATTCAACATTAAAACTGGTGAAGAAGTCTTCTTTGATGCACGTGGTGATCCAGTGGCAAGATATGACCTGGTTAACTGGCAGCCGGCTGGGAATGTAGGTCTGCAGTTTGTGCATGTGGGAGTGTATGACAGCTCACTACCTTTAGAGAAATGTCTTCAAGTCAATCAGGAACACATTCTATGGGCAGGAAACAGTGGACAG TTGCCTGTGTCCGTGTGCAGTGAGAGCTGCCCCCCCGGCACTAGGAAGGCTGTTCAAAAAGGTCGACCTGTCTGCTGTTATGACTGTATTCCATgtgcagaaggagaaatcagtaaTGAGACAG ATTCTAGTGACTGCTTTCCTTGTGATTTGGAGTACTGGTCTAATGAAAGCAAAGacaaatgtgtattaaaagtgattgaatTCCTTTCCTATACAGAAATAATGGGGATGgtgctttgtattttttcctTCATTGGGGTGTTACTAACAACAattgtttcttttctgttttattttcataaagaaaCACCTATAGTTAGAGCCAACAACTCAGAGCTGAGCTTCCTGCTTCTCTTCTCATTAactttgtgttttctctgttctcttacTTTCATTGGTCGACCCACTGAGTGGTCCTGCATTTTGCGTCACACAGCATTTGGGATCACTTTTGTTCTCTGTATCTCCTGCATTCTGGGGAAAACTATAGTAGTTTTAATGGCCTTCAAGGCTACACTTCCAGGTAACAGtgtcatgaaatggtttgggcCTCTTCAACAGAGACTCAGTGTTGTTTCCTTAACATTAATACAAGTGA ATATGT ctttttttgctCGTAAGCTCCCTGATAACTTCAATGAAGCCAAGTTCATCACATTCA AGCCATCGCCAGAAGGAGCGACAGAGCCGAGGATCGCCACGAGACCCGAGCCGATTACGTCAGACCAGGTACATGAGCCAGCAAGAGAGCACGCCATGGTGGAGAAAGCAGAGTGCAACGAGAGCGTgaagtggagctccgcccactgcaccacggctgaggatgagctgattatACATCTGGGGATGCTGGATCTACAGGAAGAGCTGGATGACTTAGATCTGGAGTTAGACCTGGCACCGCCCCTGTGA